The following proteins are co-located in the Pseudomonas cavernae genome:
- a CDS encoding cysteine synthase A: MPIQDGFIGSIGNTPLIRLGRLSAETGCDILGKAEFLNPGGSVKDRAALYIVRDAERRGSLQAGGTIVEGTAGNTGIGLAHISAARGYRCIIVIPDNQSPEKLELLRVLGAEVRSVPAKPYRDPDNYQKIAGRLAAELPGAIWANQFDNLANRQAHYETTGPEIWRDTGGQLDAFVCATGTGGTLAGVARYLKAQNPALRIVLADPMGSALYHWVQCGELAAEGSSITEGIGTTRITANLEGTPIDAAVQIDDQCCVDMVYRLLREEGLCLGSSSGINVAAAVQVARELGPGHTVVTLLCDRGGLYFQRLFNPAWLREKGLRAG; the protein is encoded by the coding sequence ATGCCTATTCAGGACGGCTTCATCGGCAGCATCGGCAACACCCCGCTGATCCGCCTCGGCAGGCTGAGCGCCGAGACCGGCTGCGACATCCTCGGCAAGGCGGAGTTCCTCAACCCCGGCGGTTCGGTCAAGGACCGCGCGGCGCTGTACATCGTCCGCGACGCCGAGCGCCGTGGCAGCCTGCAGGCCGGTGGCACCATAGTCGAGGGCACCGCCGGCAACACCGGCATCGGCCTCGCGCACATCAGCGCGGCGCGCGGCTACCGCTGCATCATCGTGATTCCCGACAACCAGTCGCCGGAGAAGCTCGAGCTGTTGCGCGTGCTCGGCGCCGAGGTGCGCTCGGTGCCGGCCAAGCCCTACCGCGACCCGGACAACTACCAGAAGATCGCCGGCCGCCTGGCCGCCGAACTGCCGGGCGCGATCTGGGCCAACCAGTTCGACAACCTCGCCAACCGCCAGGCGCACTACGAGACCACCGGCCCGGAGATCTGGCGCGACACCGGCGGCCAACTCGATGCCTTCGTCTGCGCCACCGGCACCGGCGGCACCCTGGCCGGCGTCGCCCGCTATCTCAAGGCGCAGAATCCGGCGCTGCGCATCGTCCTCGCCGACCCCATGGGCAGTGCGCTCTACCATTGGGTGCAGTGTGGCGAGCTGGCGGCCGAGGGCAGTTCGATCACCGAGGGCATCGGCACCACGCGGATCACCGCCAACCTCGAGGGCACGCCGATCGACGCCGCGGTGCAGATCGACGACCAGTGCTGTGTGGACATGGTCTACCGCCTGCTGCGCGAAGAGGGCCTGTGCCTCGGCAGCTCCTCGGGGATCAACGTCGCCGCCGCCGTGCAGGTCGCGCGCGAGCTGGGCCCCGGGCATACCGTGGTGACCCTGCTGTGCGACCGCGGTGGCCTGTATTTCCAGCGCCTGTTCAACCCCGCCTGGCTGCGCGAGAAGGGCCTGCGGGCCGGTTAA
- a CDS encoding Mut7-C RNAse domain-containing protein, whose translation MTRATFRFYEELNDFLPAERRRQAFTCICARAATVKHMIEALGVPHTEVELVLVDGESVGFERLLHDGDRVAVYPKFEALDISPLLKVRERPLRRLRFVADAHLGGLAHLLRMSGFDTLYDNHFADEQIAAIAEQQGRIVLTRDRELLKRRIISHGCYVHALKPAQQLRELFERLDLARSARPFSLCLHCNLPLSSIDKEEAAERLPSRLCACYSRFYTCNACHRLFWEGSHWRSMVALLGPLLDDR comes from the coding sequence ATGACCCGCGCCACGTTCCGCTTCTACGAGGAACTCAATGACTTCCTCCCGGCCGAACGCCGGCGCCAGGCGTTCACCTGCATCTGCGCGCGGGCGGCGACGGTCAAGCACATGATCGAGGCGCTCGGCGTGCCGCACACCGAGGTCGAGTTGGTGCTGGTCGACGGTGAGTCGGTGGGCTTCGAGCGCCTGCTGCACGACGGCGACCGCGTCGCCGTCTACCCCAAGTTCGAGGCACTGGACATCAGCCCGTTACTCAAGGTGCGCGAACGCCCGCTGCGCCGCCTGCGCTTCGTCGCCGACGCGCACCTCGGCGGCCTCGCCCACCTGCTGCGCATGAGCGGTTTCGACACCCTCTACGACAACCACTTCGCCGACGAGCAGATCGCCGCCATCGCCGAGCAGCAGGGGCGCATCGTCCTGACCCGCGACCGCGAGCTGCTCAAGCGGCGGATCATCAGCCACGGCTGCTACGTGCATGCGCTGAAGCCGGCGCAGCAGCTGCGCGAGCTGTTCGAGCGCCTGGACCTGGCACGCAGCGCGCGGCCGTTCAGCCTGTGCCTGCATTGCAACCTGCCGCTGTCCAGCATCGACAAGGAGGAAGCCGCCGAACGCCTGCCGAGCCGGCTCTGCGCCTGCTACTCGCGTTTCTACACCTGCAACGCCTGCCACCGGCTGTTCTGGGAAGGCAGCCACTGGCGCAGCATGGTCGCGCTGCTGGGGCCGCTGTTGGACGACCGTTAA
- the osmE gene encoding osmotically-inducible lipoprotein OsmE, with protein MTQQLLAATGLLACLAGCAGMNETYRTFADQPLVAQVHKGMSQQEVQSIAGAPLATQARSADQGTCNDYQLSKAGRQQAYHVSFDVAGRVDHTGFTSCSERESEERARASTGYGGMGGGGY; from the coding sequence ATGACCCAACAACTTCTCGCCGCCACCGGGCTACTCGCCTGCCTGGCCGGCTGCGCCGGTATGAACGAGACCTACCGGACCTTCGCCGACCAGCCGCTGGTCGCCCAGGTCCACAAGGGCATGAGCCAGCAAGAGGTGCAGAGCATCGCCGGAGCGCCGCTGGCGACCCAGGCTCGCAGCGCCGACCAGGGCACCTGCAACGACTACCAGCTCAGCAAGGCCGGGCGCCAGCAGGCCTATCACGTCAGCTTCGACGTCGCCGGACGGGTCGACCACACCGGCTTCACGAGCTGCAGCGAACGCGAGAGCGAGGAGCGCGCCCGCGCCAGTACCGGCTACGGCGGCATGGGCGGCGGCGGTTACTAG
- a CDS encoding serine/threonine protein kinase: MSHPFAALTPDLVLDAVESLGFVSDARVLALNSYENRVYQVGIDEGEPLIAKFYRPARWSDAAIREEHQFSFELAECEVPVVAPLLHEGDSLFEHAGFRFALFPRRGGRAPEPGNLDQLYRLGQLLGRLHAVGASKPFQHREALDVQNFGHASLATLLDGGFIPRSLLPAYESVARDLLAKVETLYARTPYQAIRLHGDCHPGNMMCRDEMFHIVDLDDCRSGPAAQDLWMMLAGERHERLGQLSELMDGYQEFHDFDPRELALIEGLRALRLLHYSAWLARRWDDPAFPMSFPWFGSERYWGDQVLALREQLAALDEEPLRLF; the protein is encoded by the coding sequence ATGTCCCATCCCTTTGCCGCCCTCACCCCCGACTTGGTGCTCGATGCTGTGGAAAGCCTGGGCTTCGTCAGCGATGCCCGCGTGCTGGCGCTGAACAGCTACGAGAACCGCGTCTACCAGGTCGGCATCGACGAGGGCGAACCGCTGATCGCCAAGTTCTACCGACCGGCGCGCTGGAGCGATGCGGCGATCCGCGAGGAGCACCAGTTCAGCTTCGAGCTGGCCGAATGCGAGGTGCCGGTGGTGGCGCCGCTGCTCCACGAGGGCGACAGCTTGTTCGAGCATGCCGGCTTCCGCTTCGCCCTGTTCCCCCGCCGCGGCGGGCGGGCGCCGGAGCCGGGCAACCTCGACCAGCTGTACCGCCTCGGCCAGCTGCTCGGCCGCCTGCACGCGGTCGGCGCCAGCAAGCCCTTCCAGCACCGCGAAGCCCTGGACGTGCAGAACTTCGGCCACGCGTCGCTGGCGACCCTGCTCGATGGCGGCTTCATCCCGCGCAGCCTGCTGCCGGCCTACGAGTCGGTGGCGCGGGATCTGCTGGCCAAGGTCGAGACGCTCTACGCCCGCACGCCCTACCAGGCCATCCGCCTGCACGGCGACTGTCATCCCGGCAATATGATGTGCCGCGACGAGATGTTCCATATCGTCGACCTCGACGACTGCCGCAGCGGCCCGGCCGCGCAGGACCTGTGGATGATGCTCGCCGGCGAGCGCCATGAACGGCTCGGCCAGCTGTCCGAGCTGATGGATGGCTACCAGGAATTCCACGACTTCGATCCCCGCGAGCTGGCGCTGATCGAGGGTCTGCGCGCCCTGCGCCTGCTGCATTACAGCGCCTGGCTGGCGCGCCGCTGGGACGATCCGGCATTCCCCATGAGCTTCCCCTGGTTCGGCAGCGAGCGTTACTGGGGCGATCAGGTGCTGGCCCTGCGCGAACAGCTGGCGGCCCTGGACGAGGAGCCGCTGCGGCTGTTTTAA
- a CDS encoding TOBE domain-containing protein produces MSALTTLAQHVSRRPQRMALLEQIAVQGSITRAAKAAGLSYKAAWDAIDELNNLAEKPLVERTVGGRGGGGARLSHEGERLLALYKRLEALQALVLQAAEDDADLQLLGRVMLKTSARNQLGGRVCAIHAQGRNDLIEIELPGGARIEAQITHDSTEKLELLPGSTVVALIKAGWVELQPLSAAAGPGLNQLEGWIEQILADPNGPSEVRIGLASGQVLCALVAAERLLELGLQASDPVRAQFSPQQVLLGTQL; encoded by the coding sequence ATGTCCGCACTCACCACCCTCGCCCAGCATGTCAGCCGCCGCCCGCAACGCATGGCGCTGCTCGAGCAGATCGCCGTGCAAGGCTCGATCACCCGCGCCGCCAAGGCCGCCGGGCTGAGCTACAAGGCGGCCTGGGACGCCATCGACGAGCTCAACAACCTGGCCGAGAAACCCTTGGTGGAACGCACCGTCGGCGGCCGCGGCGGCGGTGGCGCGCGGCTGTCCCACGAAGGCGAACGCCTGCTGGCCCTGTACAAGCGCCTGGAAGCCTTGCAGGCGCTGGTGCTGCAGGCCGCCGAGGACGACGCCGACCTGCAGCTGCTCGGCCGCGTGATGCTCAAGACCAGCGCGCGCAACCAGCTCGGCGGGCGGGTCTGCGCCATCCACGCGCAGGGTCGCAACGACCTGATCGAGATCGAGTTGCCCGGCGGCGCGCGCATCGAGGCGCAGATCACCCACGACAGCACCGAGAAGCTCGAGTTGCTGCCTGGCAGCACGGTGGTGGCGCTGATCAAGGCCGGCTGGGTCGAGCTGCAGCCGCTGTCCGCCGCGGCCGGGCCGGGGCTCAACCAGTTGGAGGGCTGGATCGAGCAGATCCTCGCCGACCCCAACGGCCCCAGCGAAGTACGCATCGGCCTGGCCAGCGGCCAGGTCCTCTGTGCCCTGGTCGCCGCCGAGCGCCTGCTCGAGCTCGGCTTGCAAGCCAGCGACCCGGTGCGCGCGCAGTTCTCGCCGCAGCAGGTGCTGCTCGGCACCCAGCTCTAG
- a CDS encoding ComF family protein produces the protein MRCQPEHGKAVYIWTKNNQFCLLCDEPADSGLSLCGPCENELPWLGEQCSVCALPLAVDGLACGACLQRPPAFSRVETPWRYDFPLDALVTRFKHQAKWPLGRLLADGLSRHLQHAFGEGLPRPDCLLPVPLAKRRLRQRGFNQAALLARWLGTGLQLAVDERLLQRVLETPAQQGLDAATRQRNLRRAFALANPAAVAGRHLALVDDVLTTGATAQSLARLLRQAGAARVDVYCLARTAKPGD, from the coding sequence ATGCGCTGTCAACCAGAACACGGGAAAGCGGTTTACATCTGGACAAAAAACAACCAATTCTGCCTGTTATGCGATGAGCCGGCGGACAGCGGCTTGTCCCTGTGCGGCCCTTGCGAGAACGAACTGCCTTGGCTCGGCGAGCAATGCAGCGTCTGCGCCCTGCCCCTGGCGGTCGACGGCCTGGCCTGCGGCGCCTGTCTGCAGCGCCCGCCGGCCTTCAGCCGGGTGGAAACGCCCTGGCGCTATGACTTCCCGCTCGATGCGCTGGTCACGCGTTTCAAGCACCAGGCCAAGTGGCCGCTCGGTCGCCTGCTGGCGGATGGCCTGAGCCGCCATCTGCAGCATGCCTTCGGCGAAGGCCTGCCGCGCCCGGACTGCCTGCTGCCGGTGCCGCTGGCCAAGCGCCGCCTGCGTCAGCGTGGCTTCAATCAGGCGGCGCTGCTGGCCCGCTGGCTCGGCACCGGCCTGCAGCTGGCGGTCGATGAACGGCTGCTCCAGCGCGTGCTCGAAACGCCGGCGCAACAGGGCCTGGACGCCGCCACCCGCCAGCGCAACCTGCGCCGGGCCTTTGCCCTGGCCAACCCGGCCGCGGTCGCCGGCCGCCACCTGGCCCTGGTCGACGACGTGCTGACCACCGGCGCCACCGCCCAGAGCCTGGCCCGCCTGCTGCGCCAGGCCGGCGCCGCGCGGGTCGATGTGTATTGCCTGGCGCGCACGGCGAAACCCGGAGATTGA
- the bioB gene encoding biotin synthase BioB yields MTASASLATRHDWSLAEVKALFEQPFNDLLFQAQTVHRAHFDANRVQVSTLLSIKTGACPEDCKYCPQSGHYNTGLEKEKLMEVQKVLQAAAEAKAIGSTRFCMGAAWKHPSAKDMPYVLEMVKGVKAMGLETCMTLGRLDQEQTSALADAGLDYYNHNLDTSPEFYGNIITTRTYGERLQTLAYVREAGMKICSGGILGMGESVDDRAGLLIQLANLPEQPESVPINMLVKVKGTPLAEEKDVDPFDFIRTLAVARIMMPKSHVRLSAGREQMNEQMQALAFFAGANSIFYGEKLLTTANPQADKDMQLFARLGIKPEEREEHADEVHQAAIEQALVEQRDSQLFYDAAAV; encoded by the coding sequence ATGACCGCATCCGCTTCCCTGGCGACTCGCCACGATTGGTCCCTCGCCGAAGTCAAAGCCCTGTTCGAGCAGCCGTTCAACGACCTGCTGTTCCAGGCGCAGACCGTGCACCGCGCGCATTTCGACGCCAACCGCGTGCAGGTCTCGACCCTGCTGTCGATCAAGACCGGCGCCTGCCCGGAAGACTGCAAGTACTGCCCGCAGTCCGGCCACTACAACACCGGGCTGGAAAAAGAGAAGCTGATGGAAGTGCAGAAGGTTCTGCAGGCCGCCGCCGAGGCCAAGGCCATCGGCTCGACCCGTTTCTGCATGGGCGCGGCGTGGAAGCACCCGTCGGCCAAGGACATGCCCTACGTGCTGGAGATGGTCAAAGGCGTCAAGGCCATGGGCCTGGAGACCTGCATGACCCTCGGCCGTCTCGATCAGGAGCAGACCTCCGCGCTGGCCGATGCCGGCCTCGACTACTACAACCACAACCTCGACACCTCGCCGGAGTTCTACGGCAACATCATCACCACCCGCACCTACGGCGAGCGTCTGCAGACCCTGGCCTACGTGCGCGAGGCGGGGATGAAGATCTGCTCCGGTGGCATCCTCGGCATGGGCGAGTCGGTCGACGACCGCGCCGGCCTGCTGATCCAGCTGGCCAACCTGCCCGAACAGCCGGAGTCGGTGCCGATCAACATGCTGGTCAAGGTCAAGGGCACGCCGCTGGCCGAGGAGAAGGACGTCGATCCGTTCGACTTCATCCGCACCCTGGCCGTGGCGCGGATCATGATGCCGAAGTCCCACGTGCGCCTGTCCGCCGGCCGCGAGCAGATGAACGAGCAGATGCAGGCCCTGGCCTTCTTCGCCGGCGCCAACTCGATCTTTTACGGCGAGAAGCTGCTGACCACCGCCAACCCGCAGGCCGACAAGGACATGCAGCTGTTCGCCCGCCTCGGCATCAAGCCGGAAGAGCGCGAAGAGCACGCCGACGAGGTGCACCAGGCCGCCATCGAGCAGGCCCTGGTCGAACAGCGCGATTCGCAGCTGTTCTACGACGCCGCCGCTGTTTGA
- the bioF gene encoding 8-amino-7-oxononanoate synthase has translation MPFDLASRLAERRAAHLYRQRPLLDSPQAPDVTVDGQPLLAFCSNDYLGLANHPEVIRALREGAEQWGVGGGASHLVIGHSTPHHQLEEALAEFTGRPRALLFSTGYMANLAAVTALVGQGDTVLEDRLNHASLLDAGLLSGARFSRYLHNDATSLASRLEKATGNTLVVTDGVFSMDGDLADLPALSAAAKRKGAWLMVDDAHGFGPLGANGGGIVEHFGLGIDEVPVLVGTLGKAFGTAGAFVAGSEELIETLIQFARPYIYTTSQPPAVACATLKSLELLRTESWRREHLNQLIARFRQGASEIGLRLMDSPTPIQPILVGDSARALQLTALLKARGLLVGAIRPPTVPAGSARLRVTLSAAHSEAQLERLLEALAECWPLLENGDA, from the coding sequence ATGCCATTCGATCTCGCCTCTCGCCTCGCCGAACGCCGCGCGGCGCATCTCTATCGCCAGCGCCCGCTGCTGGACAGCCCACAAGCCCCGGACGTGACGGTCGACGGCCAGCCGTTGCTGGCGTTCTGCTCCAACGACTACCTCGGCCTGGCCAACCATCCCGAAGTGATCCGCGCGCTGCGCGAAGGCGCGGAGCAGTGGGGCGTCGGCGGCGGTGCCTCGCATCTGGTGATCGGCCACAGCACGCCGCATCACCAGCTGGAAGAAGCGCTCGCCGAGTTCACCGGGCGGCCGCGCGCGCTGCTGTTTTCCACCGGCTATATGGCCAACCTGGCGGCGGTGACGGCGCTGGTCGGCCAGGGCGATACGGTGCTGGAAGATCGTCTCAACCATGCCTCGCTGCTCGACGCCGGTCTGCTCTCCGGCGCGCGTTTTTCGCGCTACCTGCACAACGATGCAACCAGCCTCGCCAGCCGCCTGGAAAAAGCCACCGGCAATACCCTGGTGGTGACCGACGGGGTGTTCAGCATGGACGGCGACCTCGCCGACCTGCCGGCGCTGAGTGCCGCGGCGAAGCGCAAAGGCGCCTGGCTGATGGTCGACGATGCCCACGGCTTCGGCCCGCTGGGCGCCAATGGCGGCGGCATAGTCGAGCATTTCGGCCTGGGCATCGACGAGGTGCCGGTGCTGGTCGGCACCCTCGGCAAGGCCTTCGGCACCGCAGGCGCCTTTGTCGCCGGTAGCGAGGAACTGATCGAGACGCTGATCCAGTTCGCCCGCCCGTACATCTACACCACCAGCCAGCCGCCGGCGGTGGCCTGCGCGACGCTGAAGAGCCTCGAACTGCTGCGCACGGAAAGCTGGCGCCGCGAACACCTGAACCAGCTGATCGCGCGCTTCCGCCAGGGCGCCAGCGAGATCGGCCTGCGCCTGATGGACAGCCCGACGCCGATCCAGCCGATCCTGGTTGGCGACAGCGCCCGCGCCCTGCAGCTCACCGCGCTGCTCAAGGCGCGCGGCCTGTTGGTCGGTGCCATCCGCCCGCCGACAGTACCGGCCGGTAGCGCTCGCCTGCGCGTGACGCTGTCGGCGGCGCACAGCGAAGCGCAGTTGGAGCGACTATTGGAAGCCCTGGCCGAATGCTGGCCACTGCTGGAGAACGGCGATGCGTGA